The following coding sequences are from one Melanotaenia boesemani isolate fMelBoe1 chromosome 19, fMelBoe1.pri, whole genome shotgun sequence window:
- the LOC121629529 gene encoding uncharacterized protein LOC121629529, with translation MDEEDNLETLGEQLYSLIYPKHKEDAGKLTGMLLELPASVLSQMLQNESMLTAAVEKALRALQLSQESSEVTHKEEEDASVSSDSLGEQLFELVDVYNTGHSQKITGMLLEQHKDAVRHLLSDSKVLEKQVNLALKTLKEMNQGETDVSDSSEADDTDRLGEKLLSLVEEIDPLHANDITGMILEMDPATLQQLLSDHTMLEAAVQKAQAALNT, from the exons ATGGACGAAGAGGATAATCTTGAGACGCTTGGTGAACAACTTTACTCTCTCATTTACCCCAAACATAAAGAGGATGCTGGAAAACTAACTG gtATGTTACTGGAGCTGCCAGCTTCTGTTCTGAGTCAGATGCTGCAGAATGAGAGCATGCTGACAGCAGCTGTGGAGAAAGCCCTCAGAGCTCTGCAGCTGTCACAGGAGTCCAG TGAGGTGACAcataaggaggaggaggatgcgTCTGTATCCTCCGACTCTCTGGGGGAGCAGCTGTTTGAGCTGGTGGATGTTTACAACACTGGACATTCGCAGAAAATTACAG GAATGCTCCTGGAGCAGCACAAAGATGCAGTTCGACACCTTCTATCAGACTCTAAAGTGCTGGAGAAGCAAGTGAACCTCGCCCTGAAGACACTAAAAGA GATGAACCAGGGGGAGACAGATGTCAGTGACTCCTCAGAGGCTGATGATACTGACAGACTGGGAGAGAAGCTCTTGTCCCTTGTGGAAGAAATTGATCCACTTCATGCAAATGATATTACAG GTATGATCTTGGAAATGGACCCAGCCACTCTCCAACAACTACTCAGTGACCACACAATGCTGGAGGCTGCTGTTCAGAAAGCACAAGCAGCCCTGAATACGTAG
- the rpl28 gene encoding 60S ribosomal protein L28 produces MSSHLQWMVIRNCSSFLIKRNGQTYSTEPNNLKARNSFRFNGLVHKKTVGVQPAADGKGVVVVLKKRAGQHKPATSYEKITINKNSRATLNSVRHIIRKNKYRKDLRMAALRRASAILKSQKPIVVKKKRTRATKTA; encoded by the exons ATGTCGTCCCATTTGCAGTGGATGGTCATCAGGAACTGCTCCAGCTTCCTCATCAAGAGGAACGGGCAGACCTACAGCACT GAGCCCAACAACCTGAAGGCCAGGAACTCTTTCCGCTTCAATGGCCTGGTGCACAAGAAAACTGTTGGTGTGCAGCCGGCTGCTGATGGCAAGGGTGTTGTTGTGGTGCTGAAGAAGCGTGCAG GCCAGCACAAGCCAGCCACCTCTTATGAAAAGATTACCATCAACAAGAACTCTCGTGCCACCCTTAACAGCGTGAGGCACATCATTCGCAAGAACAAGTACAGGAAGGACCTGCGCATG GCTGCCCTGCGTCGTGCCAGTGCTATTCTGAAGAGCCAGAAACCCATTGTGGTCAAAAAGAAGCGCACCAGGGCTACCAAGACAGCATAA